Proteins encoded by one window of Paenibacillus urinalis:
- the lysA gene encoding diaminopimelate decarboxylase — MYLHGTSKVNESGHLEIGGCDTVQLKEEYGTPLYIVDETLVRKRAREYMDAFRASGLKFQVAYASKAFSVTAMCALAEQEGLSLDVVSDGELYTALQAGFPTERIHFHGNNKTPNEIEMALDARIGCFVVDNLIELQMLQAMAGERNQQVNILLRVTPGVEAHTHEYISTGQTDSKFGFDIGNGAALEAIERAVKQPNLKLLGLHSHIGSQIFEVEGFQMAVERVAAFAKEVKSKLNVVFPVVNLGGGFGIRYFEGDTPLQVSQYVKAITDGVKLHFAGIAEELPEIWVEPGRSMVGEAGTTLYTVGAIKNIPGVRKYVSVDGGMTDNPRPALYDSKYEAMLANRANEATEETVSIAGKACESGDMLIWDLDLPQVESGDLLAVSCTGAYNYSMASNYNRIRRPAVVFVQNGESDLVVRRESNEDIVRNDIIPARMSKQTINS; from the coding sequence ATGTATTTACACGGTACTAGCAAAGTTAATGAATCAGGACATCTCGAAATTGGTGGATGCGATACAGTTCAGCTCAAAGAAGAATATGGGACTCCACTATATATCGTTGATGAAACACTTGTCCGCAAGCGGGCTAGAGAATATATGGACGCATTCAGAGCTTCAGGCCTGAAATTTCAGGTAGCTTATGCGAGCAAGGCGTTCAGCGTAACGGCGATGTGCGCACTGGCCGAGCAGGAAGGCCTGTCTCTGGACGTTGTCTCGGATGGAGAGCTCTATACAGCTCTGCAGGCTGGCTTCCCGACAGAACGCATTCACTTCCATGGGAACAACAAAACACCGAATGAAATTGAAATGGCGCTGGATGCCCGTATCGGCTGCTTTGTCGTGGATAATCTGATCGAGCTGCAGATGCTTCAAGCCATGGCTGGTGAGAGGAATCAACAGGTCAATATTTTGCTGCGGGTAACCCCGGGTGTTGAAGCTCATACGCATGAGTATATTTCCACGGGTCAAACCGACTCGAAATTCGGCTTTGATATCGGAAACGGAGCCGCCCTTGAAGCAATAGAACGGGCTGTGAAGCAGCCGAACCTGAAGCTCCTTGGACTCCACTCCCACATTGGTTCGCAGATCTTCGAAGTGGAAGGCTTCCAAATGGCTGTAGAGCGAGTGGCTGCTTTTGCCAAAGAAGTGAAGAGTAAACTGAATGTGGTGTTCCCGGTTGTCAATCTTGGCGGTGGTTTTGGTATCCGTTATTTCGAAGGAGATACACCCCTTCAGGTATCCCAGTATGTCAAGGCGATCACGGATGGAGTGAAGCTGCATTTTGCAGGGATTGCAGAAGAGCTTCCGGAAATATGGGTTGAGCCGGGCCGCAGCATGGTAGGGGAAGCCGGTACAACGTTGTATACGGTAGGTGCAATCAAGAACATCCCTGGTGTACGCAAGTATGTATCGGTGGATGGAGGTATGACAGATAACCCGCGTCCAGCACTCTACGATTCGAAATACGAAGCGATGCTGGCTAACCGCGCTAATGAAGCAACAGAAGAGACTGTCTCTATTGCAGGTAAGGCCTGCGAGAGCGGAGATATGCTGATCTGGGATTTAGACCTTCCTCAGGTGGAATCAGGTGATCTCCTCGCCGTTTCCTGTACAGGTGCTTACAACTATTCCATGGCCAGCAATTACAACCGGATCCGTCGCCCAGCCGTTGTCTTCGTACAGAACGGTGAAAGTGATCTCGTTGTCCGTCGTGAAAGTAATGAAGATATCGTGCGTAACGATATTATCCCGGCAAGAATGAGCAAACAGACCATTAACAGTTGA
- a CDS encoding spore germination protein codes for MSDESQQMTEEEKQLQEKKEQEMSDSIVESIEYWQNEDVIDPDFDVLRKTLKYVMGFGETFDVNFREMTFGGRHTGLLFITGLTKDTILTEILKRLSYVPEDEMTSDALEKYFEFYIPHIQVSKVTKLSEAFIQAMSGMSVFFVEGETTALIIDTRSYPSRGPEEPSLERVVRGARDGFTETMLTNVSLVRRRLHDPGFKLELFRVGERTKTDVCLAYIDDIVDKVQVETIRKKIETIDIDGIPLADKQLEEIIINRGWHPYPLVRYSERPDSVASHLLEGRVVLFVDTSPSVMIMPTTFFDLCQHAEENRQTPFMGSYLRIIRIIGILASLFLLPLWMLFVIDPGLKPEGLDFIGPQENVKLPIILQFLIVEFGIDLMRMAAVHTPTPLASAMGLVAAILVGDVAVKTGLFVNEVLLYMAVAAIGMFATPSYELGLANRMVRLILLALVAIFKVPGLVVGTTAIIIGLTLHRSYNSSYLWPFIPFNAKGLAATFVRSPVLTGKKRPSFNKPRDNTKMP; via the coding sequence ATGTCAGATGAATCGCAGCAAATGACCGAGGAAGAGAAGCAGCTCCAGGAAAAAAAGGAACAAGAAATGTCAGATTCCATTGTGGAGTCGATTGAGTACTGGCAGAATGAGGACGTCATTGATCCTGATTTTGACGTACTGCGAAAGACGCTCAAGTATGTCATGGGCTTTGGAGAAACTTTTGATGTCAATTTCCGCGAGATGACCTTCGGTGGACGTCATACCGGACTTTTGTTCATCACGGGACTTACCAAAGATACGATTTTGACTGAAATTTTAAAGAGACTGTCCTATGTGCCCGAGGATGAGATGACATCCGATGCCTTGGAAAAATACTTTGAATTCTACATTCCCCATATCCAGGTATCCAAGGTAACGAAGCTGAGCGAAGCGTTCATCCAGGCAATGAGCGGTATGAGCGTCTTCTTTGTGGAAGGCGAAACAACAGCACTGATCATTGATACCCGTAGTTATCCTTCACGCGGTCCTGAAGAACCATCATTAGAGCGAGTCGTCAGGGGAGCCAGAGACGGATTTACAGAAACGATGCTGACCAATGTGTCCCTTGTCCGCAGACGTCTGCATGATCCTGGATTTAAGCTGGAGCTGTTCCGTGTAGGGGAAAGAACCAAAACCGATGTGTGCCTTGCTTATATCGACGATATCGTGGACAAGGTCCAGGTTGAGACGATTCGCAAAAAGATCGAGACTATCGATATTGATGGTATTCCGCTTGCTGATAAGCAGCTGGAGGAGATCATCATTAATCGAGGCTGGCATCCGTATCCGCTGGTACGTTATTCCGAGCGTCCCGATTCGGTTGCTTCCCACTTGCTTGAGGGCAGGGTGGTCCTGTTCGTGGATACTTCTCCTAGTGTTATGATTATGCCTACAACCTTTTTTGATCTGTGTCAGCATGCCGAGGAGAACAGGCAGACCCCGTTCATGGGCTCCTATCTGCGAATTATAAGAATTATCGGGATACTAGCCTCGTTGTTCCTGCTGCCTCTATGGATGCTGTTCGTCATTGATCCGGGATTAAAACCGGAGGGTCTGGACTTTATTGGTCCTCAGGAAAATGTAAAGCTTCCGATCATTCTGCAATTTCTCATTGTGGAGTTCGGGATCGATTTAATGCGAATGGCCGCGGTGCATACACCAACGCCGCTTGCCTCGGCAATGGGGCTTGTTGCAGCTATATTAGTCGGAGATGTAGCGGTGAAGACAGGTTTGTTCGTTAATGAGGTCCTGCTGTATATGGCGGTAGCAGCGATCGGGATGTTCGCAACTCCAAGCTATGAACTTGGGCTCGCAAATCGTATGGTCAGACTTATTCTTCTGGCACTCGTCGCGATCTTTAAAGTGCCTGGTCTGGTGGTTGGGACCACTGCAATCATTATTGGTCTCACGCTGCATCGTTCATACAATTCGTCTTATCTATGGCCATTTATACCCTTTAATGCAAAGGGGCTGGCAGCAACGTTCGTTCGTTCTCCAGTGCTTACAGGCAAGAAGAGACCTTCGTTTAACAAGCCTAGAGACAATACCAAGATGCCTTAA
- a CDS encoding stage V sporulation protein AB, with protein sequence MTVLDGCILIVLGIAAGIAVGSGVIALFIVLDMIPRLAQLTRSYDKAYAYEGAMIAGSFVGTVADLWNLKVYGLPIISIFVGLLCGIFIGLLAAALTEVLNVLPILAKRLGMKSYLFGLLMAMVFGKVAGSLFDWFVYTR encoded by the coding sequence ATGACGGTTCTGGATGGCTGCATACTCATTGTTCTGGGCATTGCAGCAGGAATTGCTGTGGGGAGCGGAGTCATTGCTCTCTTCATCGTACTGGACATGATCCCTCGCTTAGCCCAGCTTACACGTTCATATGACAAAGCATATGCCTATGAAGGAGCTATGATTGCCGGTTCATTCGTTGGAACAGTCGCTGACTTATGGAACTTGAAGGTTTACGGTCTTCCGATTATTTCGATATTCGTTGGCCTGCTGTGCGGTATATTTATCGGTTTGCTCGCAGCAGCTTTAACTGAGGTATTGAACGTCCTGCCCATATTAGCCAAGAGACTGGGTATGAAATCTTATTTATTTGGATTATTAATGGCCATGGTGTTCGGCAAAGTTGCCGGTTCATTATTTGATTGGTTTGTGTACACCAGATAA
- a CDS encoding stage V sporulation protein AA: MTAPSTPIIYVRLHSRIKMKLGVTLKIRHVAHVLTDPPGLEDKVLEAELMQTEKKDGSLLLVDVLQIIGQIQKTVPGATIETLGSSHTLVELIPHDRPPSKSLFILVWLLLFFGSALTIMNFHADVNMKEVHIRIVEMLTGYRDENPYLFQTAYSIGIGFGMAVFFNHLFKKKWNDEPTPLEVEMYLYQQNVDQYAVNEEYERIKKERASSGQK; this comes from the coding sequence ATGACCGCACCATCCACTCCTATCATTTATGTAAGGCTGCACAGCCGGATCAAGATGAAGCTTGGCGTTACACTCAAGATCAGGCATGTGGCACATGTGCTCACAGATCCGCCTGGCTTGGAAGACAAAGTGCTGGAAGCGGAACTGATGCAGACGGAGAAAAAGGACGGGAGCCTGCTGCTTGTTGATGTGCTTCAGATTATTGGTCAAATACAGAAGACGGTGCCGGGAGCAACGATTGAAACATTGGGCAGCAGCCATACGCTTGTCGAGCTGATCCCTCATGATCGGCCGCCGTCCAAATCGCTGTTTATACTTGTATGGCTCCTGCTGTTCTTTGGCTCGGCGCTGACCATTATGAACTTTCACGCGGATGTAAACATGAAGGAAGTGCATATTCGAATCGTTGAGATGCTGACGGGGTATCGGGATGAGAATCCTTACTTGTTTCAGACGGCATACTCTATTGGTATCGGTTTTGGCATGGCTGTATTTTTTAATCATTTGTTCAAGAAAAAATGGAATGATGAGCCTACCCCGCTGGAGGTCGAGATGTACCTTTACCAGCAAAATGTGGATCAATATGCAGTGAATGAAGAGTACGAACGAATTAAAAAAGAGCGTGCTTCTTCGGGTCAGAAATAA
- the sigF gene encoding RNA polymerase sporulation sigma factor SigF: protein MEAEAKQSSHTYLEDAEVKRLIALSQSGDQVARDTLVNCNIRLVWSVVQRFMNRGYEPEDLFQIGCIGLLKSVDKFDLSYDVKFSTYAVPMIIGEIQRFLRDDGTLKVSRSLKETANKVRKKKDELSKYLDRLPTIKEVADELGITPEEVVFAQEANKPPTSIHETVFENDGDPITLMDQIADESQERWFDKMALNEAIGNLSERERLIVYLRYYKDQTQSEVAARLGISQVQVSRLEKKILQIIREQIAQ from the coding sequence ATGGAAGCAGAAGCGAAACAATCTTCACATACGTATCTGGAGGATGCGGAAGTCAAGCGTCTTATCGCTCTATCCCAAAGCGGAGACCAGGTGGCGCGTGACACGCTTGTCAATTGTAATATTCGTCTCGTATGGTCTGTCGTTCAGCGGTTTATGAACCGGGGATACGAGCCGGAGGATCTGTTTCAGATCGGCTGCATCGGGCTTCTCAAATCAGTAGATAAATTTGATCTGAGCTATGATGTCAAATTTTCGACTTATGCGGTTCCCATGATTATCGGCGAAATTCAGCGTTTCCTGCGTGATGATGGGACGCTGAAGGTCAGCCGATCCCTGAAAGAGACCGCCAATAAGGTTCGCAAGAAGAAGGATGAGCTCTCTAAATACTTAGACAGGCTGCCCACCATCAAGGAGGTTGCAGACGAGCTGGGGATTACCCCTGAGGAGGTTGTATTCGCTCAGGAAGCGAATAAGCCTCCAACTTCCATACACGAAACGGTATTTGAGAATGACGGGGACCCGATTACACTTATGGATCAGATTGCTGATGAATCTCAGGAGCGTTGGTTCGACAAGATGGCCCTTAATGAAGCGATCGGAAATCTGTCTGAGCGGGAGCGACTGATCGTATACCTCCGGTATTACAAGGATCAGACGCAATCTGAAGTAGCTGCCAGACTGGGCATATCGCAGGTTCAAGTGTCTAGACTGGAGAAAAAAATACTGCAGATTATCCGGGAACAAATCGCACAGTAA
- the spoIIAB gene encoding anti-sigma F factor, whose product MSSEQLSNFMNLQFAAKSENESFARVAVAAFISQLDPTMDELSDLKTVVSEAVTNSIIHGYNNDSAGVVTIKAEIIGDMITLVIEDQGQGIEDLELAKQPLYTSKPELERSGMGFTIMENFMDECEVVSEPGRGTSIMMKKRIESKKALYN is encoded by the coding sequence ATGAGCAGTGAGCAGCTATCAAATTTTATGAATTTGCAGTTTGCAGCCAAGTCGGAGAATGAATCATTCGCCAGAGTCGCGGTAGCAGCCTTTATTTCTCAGCTGGATCCGACAATGGACGAGCTGAGCGATTTGAAAACGGTCGTATCCGAGGCCGTGACGAACAGCATCATTCATGGCTACAACAATGACTCTGCCGGGGTCGTAACCATTAAGGCAGAAATTATTGGAGATATGATTACGCTTGTCATTGAAGACCAGGGTCAGGGAATTGAGGACTTGGAGCTGGCGAAGCAGCCGCTGTACACTTCTAAGCCAGAGCTTGAGCGTTCAGGTATGGGATTCACCATAATGGAAAATTTCATGGATGAATGTGAAGTGGTGAGCGAGCCTGGGCGAGGTACTTCGATCATGATGAAGAAACGGATAGAATCCAAGAAAGCACTGTATAATTAG
- the spoIIAA gene encoding anti-sigma F factor antagonist — MNLQVSMEYAHGVLIVRLSGELDHHTADLVRLQMDEAIARQNSKHLILSLKDLDFMDSSGLGVILGRYKLIHHKGGKMVISGANPAVYRLLEMSGLFKIMPVFENEGSALSDLEVVS; from the coding sequence ATGAATTTACAGGTCAGTATGGAGTATGCACATGGGGTGCTTATTGTACGATTATCTGGAGAGCTCGATCACCACACAGCAGATCTGGTACGTCTACAGATGGATGAGGCGATTGCAAGACAGAACAGCAAGCACCTGATTCTTAGCTTGAAAGACCTTGACTTTATGGATAGTTCAGGACTGGGTGTCATTCTTGGACGCTATAAGTTGATACATCATAAAGGTGGAAAAATGGTCATATCCGGAGCCAATCCTGCTGTATACCGTTTGCTTGAAATGTCAGGCTTGTTCAAAATTATGCCGGTGTTCGAAAACGAGGGAAGCGCCCTCTCGGATCTGGAGGTGGTCTCATGA
- a CDS encoding D-alanyl-D-alanine carboxypeptidase family protein — MKQGARLLTAIILSAALIVPSSAYAEEPAGPQTEKTTPAVDLAENAKSAVMLDADTGTIIYEKNGHEKLPPASITKIMTMLLTMEAIDSGKLKWTDKVRASEYASSMGGSQIFLEPGEEMTVDEMLKGIAMASGNDASVAMAEKIAGSEEAFVQMMNDRAKELGMNDTHFANCNGLPVENHYSSAHDIAIMSRELLKHKDITKYTGAYQDYLRKDSAKPFWLVNTNKLVRFYTGADGLKTGYTSEAKFCLSATAMKDGMRVVAVVLGEPNTKTRNSEVSNMFDYAFSQYTMKPIYKQGDVIGKVNIEKGNIKELELVADEPYSVLMRKGSAGETTQQLTVPSEIKAPIKKGQVLGKLVVSQDNKVLKEFDITAAVDVDKAGFWKLFKRTTSDLFR; from the coding sequence ATGAAACAAGGAGCTAGGCTACTCACCGCTATAATATTGTCGGCAGCACTGATCGTTCCAAGCAGCGCATATGCGGAAGAGCCTGCAGGGCCGCAAACGGAGAAGACAACCCCGGCAGTGGATCTTGCGGAAAATGCAAAATCAGCGGTCATGCTGGATGCGGACACAGGAACGATTATTTATGAGAAGAACGGCCATGAGAAACTGCCTCCTGCCAGTATCACGAAGATTATGACCATGCTGTTAACAATGGAAGCCATTGATTCCGGCAAGCTCAAGTGGACTGACAAGGTTCGAGCGAGTGAATATGCATCTTCCATGGGCGGATCTCAGATCTTTCTGGAGCCGGGCGAAGAGATGACCGTGGATGAGATGTTAAAAGGGATTGCCATGGCATCGGGAAACGATGCTTCCGTAGCAATGGCCGAGAAAATTGCCGGCTCTGAAGAAGCATTTGTACAGATGATGAACGATCGAGCAAAAGAGCTGGGCATGAATGATACCCATTTTGCCAATTGTAACGGTCTTCCGGTAGAGAATCATTATTCTTCAGCACATGATATTGCTATTATGAGCAGAGAGCTGCTTAAACATAAAGACATTACCAAATATACCGGAGCCTATCAGGACTATCTGCGAAAAGACAGTGCCAAGCCGTTCTGGCTTGTGAACACGAACAAGCTTGTGCGTTTCTATACTGGTGCCGATGGCTTAAAAACAGGCTATACCTCGGAAGCAAAATTTTGCTTGTCCGCCACAGCAATGAAGGATGGTATGCGTGTCGTCGCGGTCGTGCTGGGTGAGCCTAATACGAAAACGAGAAACAGCGAAGTGTCGAATATGTTCGATTACGCCTTTTCACAATATACGATGAAGCCTATTTATAAACAAGGGGACGTTATCGGTAAAGTGAATATTGAGAAAGGAAACATCAAAGAGCTGGAGCTGGTGGCTGATGAACCTTACAGTGTACTGATGAGAAAAGGCAGCGCCGGGGAAACGACGCAGCAGCTGACTGTCCCTTCTGAAATCAAGGCCCCGATCAAAAAAGGTCAGGTGCTGGGCAAGCTTGTAGTATCTCAGGATAACAAGGTACTCAAGGAGTTTGACATTACAGCAGCGGTAGACGTTGATAAAGCAGGCTTCTGGAAGCTCTTCAAACGGACAACCTCTGATCTTTTCCGCTAA
- a CDS encoding cation diffusion facilitator family transporter, which yields MKHTHQNDHNERPVHEQRHHHDHDDYEHDHNHDHSHSHNHSHGPGHSHIHTDNKKALLISFLLITGFMLIEVVGGLITHSLALIADAGHMLSDGIALALALFAFKFGEKSASSSKTYGYKRFEIIAAFLNGITLLVISVLIIWEAIQRFAAPPEVASTGMLTIAVLGLIINVIVAVVLMTGGDVKGNLNLRGAFLHVLGDLLGSIGAIAAGLLMMFFGWSIADPIASLLVAVLILVSGYRVTKDSMHVLMEGKPESVNLSDIRSKLLGLPCVVELHDLHSWSITSDYTALTVHLVVSNSADRDLLLKQAKDMLRQEFHIQHSTVQIEGDLKICDERCN from the coding sequence ATGAAGCATACACATCAAAATGACCACAATGAGCGGCCTGTTCACGAACAGCGTCATCATCACGATCACGACGATTATGAACACGATCACAACCATGATCACAGCCACAGTCATAATCACAGCCATGGGCCTGGTCATTCTCATATTCATACGGATAATAAAAAGGCTCTGTTAATTTCCTTTTTACTTATCACCGGCTTTATGTTGATTGAAGTGGTTGGAGGGCTCATCACACATAGCTTGGCCCTGATTGCTGACGCAGGACATATGCTAAGCGACGGGATCGCACTGGCACTCGCTCTTTTTGCGTTTAAATTTGGTGAGAAATCAGCGAGCAGCTCAAAAACCTATGGCTATAAGCGATTCGAGATTATCGCTGCTTTTCTGAACGGGATTACCCTGCTTGTCATTTCTGTATTGATCATATGGGAAGCGATTCAGCGGTTTGCTGCGCCACCTGAAGTGGCAAGTACAGGGATGCTGACCATTGCTGTGCTTGGCCTGATCATTAATGTCATCGTAGCCGTTGTATTAATGACAGGTGGTGATGTCAAAGGGAACTTGAACTTGAGAGGTGCATTTCTCCATGTCCTGGGAGATTTATTAGGATCAATCGGAGCTATTGCAGCAGGTCTTCTGATGATGTTCTTCGGATGGTCTATTGCCGACCCCATCGCCAGTCTGCTCGTAGCCGTCCTTATACTTGTCAGTGGATACCGAGTTACCAAAGATTCCATGCATGTACTGATGGAAGGCAAGCCAGAATCCGTAAATCTAAGTGATATCCGCAGCAAGCTTCTTGGTCTGCCTTGTGTAGTTGAACTTCATGACCTCCACAGCTGGTCAATAACCTCTGATTATACAGCGCTGACTGTTCATCTGGTTGTATCGAATTCGGCCGATCGGGATCTGCTGCTAAAACAAGCTAAAGACATGCTGCGTCAGGAGTTTCATATCCAGCATTCCACCGTTCAAATCGAAGGGGATTTAAAAATTTGCGACGAAAGATGTAATTGA
- a CDS encoding pyrimidine-nucleoside phosphorylase codes for MRAVDIIQKKRDGQELSTEEISYLIQGYSRGDIPDYQMSAWAMAVFFQGMTAKETGDLTMAMAKSGDQVDLSPIAGIKVDKHSTGGVGDKTTIVLAPLVAAAGVPVAKMSGRGLGHTGGTLDKLESISGFQIELDQEQFFKQVNEVGAAVIGQSGNMAPADKKLYALRDVTATVNAIPLIASSVMSKKIAAGADAIVLDVKTGSGAFMKTLDDSIKLAEAMVDIGTHVGRETVAVISDMDQPLGHGIGNALEIKEAVETLQGNGPEDLEEVSLFLASHMLVLGGKAESVEEAREKLRDILSQGLAFDKLKQMVKAQQGDVGQIEDLSLLPTAKRTIEVKAPTDGYVAGIEAEAIGISAMLLGAGRETTDSVIDHAVGVTLVKKVGDQVKAGEVIAMLHANDGSDSKLQEAEQKLQQAYKISEAPVPEQPLIYALVTKDGVQRFV; via the coding sequence ATGAGAGCCGTTGATATCATTCAGAAGAAGCGAGATGGACAGGAGCTGTCAACAGAGGAGATCTCCTATCTGATTCAAGGATACAGCCGTGGAGACATTCCGGACTATCAGATGTCAGCTTGGGCGATGGCTGTCTTTTTCCAGGGCATGACAGCGAAGGAAACCGGGGATTTGACGATGGCGATGGCTAAATCTGGTGATCAGGTGGATCTGTCTCCGATTGCAGGCATTAAGGTAGACAAGCATTCAACGGGTGGCGTTGGTGACAAGACGACCATTGTTCTTGCCCCACTCGTGGCTGCAGCTGGTGTTCCGGTTGCTAAAATGTCCGGACGTGGTCTTGGTCATACCGGCGGCACATTGGACAAGCTGGAATCGATAAGCGGATTTCAGATTGAACTGGATCAAGAGCAGTTCTTCAAGCAGGTTAATGAGGTGGGGGCCGCGGTCATCGGACAAAGCGGCAACATGGCTCCAGCAGACAAGAAGCTGTACGCATTAAGAGATGTGACGGCAACGGTAAATGCGATTCCGCTGATTGCCAGCTCAGTGATGAGTAAGAAGATTGCAGCCGGTGCAGACGCAATTGTACTCGATGTCAAGACTGGCAGCGGTGCATTCATGAAGACGCTTGATGATTCAATCAAGCTGGCAGAAGCGATGGTCGATATCGGGACCCATGTAGGCCGTGAGACGGTAGCTGTCATCAGTGATATGGATCAGCCGCTCGGTCATGGCATCGGTAATGCCTTGGAAATTAAAGAAGCAGTAGAAACGCTGCAAGGAAACGGACCTGAGGATCTGGAAGAGGTCAGCCTGTTCCTGGCATCACATATGCTGGTTCTTGGCGGCAAAGCGGAGTCTGTAGAGGAAGCCCGCGAGAAATTGCGGGATATTCTATCACAAGGACTTGCGTTTGATAAGCTCAAGCAGATGGTCAAAGCGCAACAGGGAGATGTAGGACAAATTGAGGATTTGTCTCTTCTGCCGACCGCTAAGCGCACAATTGAAGTGAAGGCTCCAACGGATGGGTATGTGGCTGGGATTGAGGCTGAGGCCATTGGAATTAGCGCCATGCTGCTTGGCGCCGGCCGTGAAACGACCGATTCCGTCATTGATCATGCGGTTGGAGTAACCCTTGTCAAAAAAGTCGGCGATCAGGTGAAGGCTGGTGAGGTGATTGCGATGCTTCATGCCAATGATGGAAGCGACAGCAAGCTTCAGGAAGCAGAGCAGAAGCTTCAGCAGGCATATAAGATCTCAGAAGCTCCCGTGCCTGAGCAACCTTTGATCTATGCTTTGGTGACGAAGGATGGAGTTCAGCGCTTTGTATGA
- a CDS encoding purine-nucleoside phosphorylase, whose translation MNQVNTTMYAGNIEEAAAYITSKLGKYSPKIGLVLGSGLGDLGDQIEDAVYIPYDEVPHFPKSTVEGHAGRFVIGQLEGKDVIIMQGRFHYYEGYDMRTVVMPVYVMKRLGIQTLVLTNAAGGMNRAFKAGDLMLISDHINMTGANPLIGPNDPKLGVRFPDMSAAYDPEYRILAKELAKDIHGEDGSVLELQEGVYCGISGPTYSTPKESTMFALLGGDAIGMSTVGEVIAASHAGLRVLGISCITDMAIGEELEPLTHEQVVAVANRTKPKFIGLIRAFVSRV comes from the coding sequence ATGAACCAAGTGAATACGACGATGTACGCTGGAAATATCGAGGAAGCCGCTGCATACATAACAAGCAAGCTGGGTAAATATTCTCCCAAAATTGGCTTGGTGCTGGGCTCAGGGCTCGGAGATTTGGGCGATCAAATCGAAGATGCCGTATATATTCCCTACGATGAAGTACCGCATTTTCCTAAATCTACCGTTGAAGGACATGCAGGACGCTTTGTGATCGGTCAGCTCGAAGGCAAGGATGTTATTATCATGCAGGGGCGTTTTCATTACTATGAGGGATATGACATGCGTACCGTTGTTATGCCCGTTTATGTAATGAAAAGACTTGGTATTCAGACTCTCGTATTAACGAATGCAGCAGGCGGCATGAACCGTGCTTTCAAGGCAGGAGATCTCATGCTCATCTCCGATCATATCAATATGACGGGAGCTAACCCGCTCATCGGACCCAATGATCCGAAGCTGGGAGTTCGTTTTCCAGATATGTCAGCAGCATATGATCCTGAATATCGCATATTGGCGAAGGAGCTGGCTAAAGATATACATGGTGAAGATGGATCCGTACTTGAGCTTCAAGAAGGCGTCTATTGCGGCATTAGTGGACCTACATATTCAACGCCTAAAGAATCCACGATGTTTGCTCTGCTTGGCGGGGATGCAATCGGGATGTCTACTGTAGGCGAAGTCATCGCGGCAAGTCATGCGGGACTGCGTGTACTGGGTATCTCCTGCATTACCGATATGGCGATTGGCGAAGAGCTTGAGCCGCTGACACATGAGCAGGTTGTCGCTGTAGCGAACCGGACAAAGCCGAAATTTATTGGACTGATCCGTGCATTTGTGAGCCGCGTGTAA